One genomic window of Pseudomonas aeruginosa includes the following:
- a CDS encoding ketoacyl-ACP synthase III, protein MATSTLKNVRFAGMATCVPKRVISNLTDCKPQLRAERERLVRNIGIETRRMAQEWQCFSDLAFDAAERLLESLEWKREEVDALIVVTQSPDYLAPATAIILQDRLGLPHSTVAFDVNLGCSAYPFALNLLGSLIAAGGVKKGLVLVGDRGASVNDPIFSDAGTATALEFCEGAPPMHFDLNSDGSGYKAIILPVGGHREPVGVQHLMPFREDENDHWHRAIDLQLDGTAVLSFSTQRVPPAVEKLLDYAGASKDEVDYFVFHQANRMINETIRKKLGLPVEKVPSTLRDFGNTSGASLPVTMTARINRELEAGRNRVLLCGFGIGLSWGTCLVDIEGAKFPDLIES, encoded by the coding sequence ATGGCCACCTCCACGCTGAAGAACGTCCGTTTCGCCGGGATGGCGACCTGCGTCCCCAAGCGCGTTATCTCCAACCTGACCGACTGCAAGCCGCAGTTGCGCGCCGAGCGCGAACGCCTGGTGCGCAACATCGGCATCGAGACGCGGCGCATGGCGCAGGAGTGGCAGTGCTTCTCCGACCTGGCCTTCGACGCCGCCGAGCGCCTGCTGGAAAGCCTGGAGTGGAAGCGCGAGGAGGTCGATGCGCTGATCGTCGTGACCCAGTCTCCCGACTACCTGGCGCCGGCTACCGCGATCATCCTCCAGGACCGCCTGGGGCTGCCGCATTCCACCGTGGCCTTCGACGTCAACCTGGGTTGCTCGGCCTATCCGTTCGCCCTCAACCTGCTGGGTTCGCTGATTGCCGCCGGCGGGGTGAAGAAGGGCCTTGTGCTGGTCGGCGACCGCGGCGCCAGTGTCAACGATCCGATCTTCTCCGACGCGGGCACCGCGACGGCGCTGGAGTTCTGCGAAGGCGCGCCGCCGATGCACTTCGACCTGAACAGCGACGGCAGCGGCTACAAGGCCATCATCCTGCCGGTGGGCGGCCATCGCGAACCGGTCGGCGTGCAGCACCTGATGCCGTTCCGCGAGGACGAGAACGACCATTGGCACCGTGCCATCGACCTGCAGCTCGACGGCACCGCCGTACTCAGCTTCTCCACCCAGCGCGTACCGCCGGCGGTGGAAAAGCTGCTCGACTATGCCGGTGCGAGCAAGGACGAAGTGGACTACTTCGTTTTCCACCAGGCCAACCGGATGATCAACGAGACCATCCGCAAGAAGCTCGGCCTGCCGGTAGAGAAGGTGCCTTCGACCCTGCGCGACTTCGGCAACACCAGCGGCGCCTCGCTGCCGGTGACCATGACCGCGCGGATCAACCGGGAACTCGAGGCCGGCCGCAATCGCGTGTTGCTCTGCGGCTTCGGTATCGGCCTGTCCTGGGGTACCTGCCTGGTGGATATCGAAGGGGCGAAGTTCCCCGATCTGATCGAATCCTGA
- a CDS encoding acyl carrier protein: MSQAKFIEDFLSATDFQNPVEVSMDTQLEDLPEWDSLAALGVIVMFDMEYGKTITGEDLIKARTVGDLYQMLGL, encoded by the coding sequence ATGAGCCAAGCAAAATTCATCGAAGACTTCCTTTCCGCCACCGATTTCCAGAATCCCGTCGAGGTCAGCATGGACACCCAGCTCGAAGACCTGCCGGAATGGGACTCGCTGGCCGCGCTCGGGGTCATCGTCATGTTCGACATGGAATACGGCAAGACCATCACCGGTGAAGACCTGATCAAGGCTCGCACGGTGGGCGACCTCTACCAGATGCTTGGACTCTGA
- a CDS encoding DegT/DnrJ/EryC1/StrS family aminotransferase → MNNKTIPVTSPLLPPLEEFIPYLEKIWESRFLTNGGDMHHALEEALCEYLGVKHIVLFANATLALITALQALRVTGEVITTPYSFVATSHALLWNGLKPIFVDIDQDSMNLDPSRIEAAITPQTTAILPVHCYGNPCDVEAIQRIADIHHLKVIYDAAHAFAVRDAGGSVLRHGDLSILSFHATKVFNTFEGGAIICSDENTRQRLNHLKNFGFVDEVTVVMPGINGKLNEVGAAFGLLQLKHVDQALEQRREIAERYRRLLAGVPGIQCLRPGTQTFANNAYFPILVEDDFPLSRDELYQRLRDRDVLVRRYFYPLISDFPMYHSLPSAAPANLPVARSISSRVLCLPIYPGLAAADVEFVAGLIASAAMPRRRASS, encoded by the coding sequence ATGAACAACAAGACGATCCCGGTCACCAGCCCGCTGCTGCCGCCCCTGGAAGAGTTCATCCCCTACCTGGAAAAGATCTGGGAGAGCCGCTTCCTGACCAACGGGGGCGACATGCACCATGCGTTGGAAGAGGCCCTGTGCGAATACCTGGGGGTGAAGCACATCGTGCTCTTCGCCAACGCCACCCTGGCGCTCATCACCGCGCTGCAGGCATTGCGGGTGACCGGCGAGGTGATCACCACGCCGTACTCCTTCGTCGCCACCAGCCACGCGCTGCTGTGGAACGGGCTCAAGCCGATCTTCGTGGACATCGATCAGGACTCCATGAATCTCGACCCGTCGCGGATCGAGGCGGCGATCACCCCGCAGACCACCGCGATCCTGCCGGTGCATTGCTACGGCAACCCCTGCGATGTCGAGGCGATCCAGCGGATCGCCGATATCCACCACCTGAAGGTCATCTACGATGCCGCGCATGCCTTCGCCGTGCGCGACGCCGGCGGCAGCGTGCTGCGCCACGGCGACCTGAGCATCCTCAGCTTCCATGCCACCAAGGTGTTCAACACCTTCGAGGGCGGTGCGATCATCTGCTCGGACGAAAACACCCGGCAACGCCTCAACCACCTTAAGAATTTCGGCTTCGTCGACGAGGTCACGGTGGTCATGCCCGGCATCAACGGCAAGCTCAACGAGGTCGGCGCTGCCTTCGGGCTGCTGCAACTCAAGCACGTCGACCAGGCCCTGGAGCAGCGCAGGGAGATCGCCGAGCGCTATCGGCGCCTGCTGGCCGGCGTCCCTGGCATCCAGTGCCTCCGGCCTGGTACCCAGACCTTCGCCAACAACGCCTATTTCCCGATCCTGGTGGAAGACGATTTTCCGCTTTCGCGCGACGAGCTGTACCAGCGCCTGCGCGACAGGGATGTGCTGGTGCGGCGCTACTTCTACCCACTCATCAGCGACTTCCCCATGTACCATTCGCTGCCCTCGGCGGCGCCCGCCAATCTTCCGGTGGCGCGGTCGATTTCCTCGCGGGTGCTGTGCCTGCCGATCTATCCCGGGCTGGCCGCCGCAGACGTCGAGTTCGTCGCCGGCCTGATCGCTTCCGCCGCCATGCCGCGGCGGCGAGCATCAAGTTGA
- the flgL gene encoding flagellar hook-associated protein FlgL, with protein MRISTIQAFNNSVNGISRNYADLNRTFEQISTGKRILTPADDPVGSVRLLRLDQEQGLNEQYKTGMTEAKNSLSQEETILRSVGNVLQRIREIAGQAGDGALDSNDKKSLASELRQREDELLNLLNSRDASGKYLFSGSQGSVQPFVRNEDGTYSYMGDESQREVQIASSTRIPVSDSGKVLFEDIVNAARLDTKAAAGNTGDGRISVGLVEDELAFDSQFPASNPPAATDGFNIHFVSDKEYVVYDPKSLPPGYDWTTYDPNSPPAWQLSKGAIDDDPKTIDKVLYAGVSVTIDGTPKAGDEFNVNYKPGSEKRSLLNVVSDLRKALESSTDNQAGNDAIRDATAVALTNLSAVAAAVDGGQGKIGARLNTVESTETFIDDVKLVNASVMSQIQDLDYAEALSRLSLQSTIMDAAQQSYVKIQGLSLFNYLK; from the coding sequence ATGCGCATTTCCACCATCCAGGCCTTCAACAACTCGGTCAACGGGATTTCCCGCAACTACGCGGACCTGAACCGTACCTTCGAGCAGATCAGTACCGGCAAGCGCATCCTGACCCCGGCGGACGACCCGGTCGGTTCGGTACGCCTGTTGCGCCTGGACCAGGAGCAGGGGTTGAACGAGCAGTACAAGACCGGCATGACCGAGGCGAAGAACAGCCTGAGCCAGGAAGAAACCATCCTCCGTTCGGTTGGCAACGTCCTCCAGCGCATCCGTGAGATCGCCGGCCAGGCCGGCGACGGCGCACTGGACTCCAACGACAAGAAGTCGCTGGCCAGCGAGTTGCGCCAGCGCGAGGACGAGTTGCTGAACCTGCTCAACAGCCGCGACGCGAGTGGCAAATACCTGTTTTCCGGGTCCCAGGGCTCGGTGCAGCCGTTCGTGCGCAACGAGGACGGCACCTACAGCTACATGGGCGACGAGAGCCAGCGCGAGGTGCAGATCGCCAGCAGCACGCGGATTCCGGTCAGCGACAGCGGCAAGGTACTGTTCGAGGACATCGTCAATGCCGCTCGTCTCGATACCAAGGCGGCGGCTGGCAATACCGGCGACGGTCGCATCTCGGTCGGCCTGGTCGAGGACGAGCTGGCCTTCGACAGCCAGTTCCCGGCGAGCAATCCGCCTGCGGCAACCGACGGCTTCAACATCCACTTCGTCAGCGACAAGGAGTATGTGGTCTACGATCCGAAGAGCCTGCCTCCGGGCTATGACTGGACCACCTACGATCCGAATTCGCCGCCGGCCTGGCAATTGTCCAAGGGCGCCATCGACGACGACCCGAAGACCATCGACAAGGTGCTCTACGCCGGCGTCAGCGTGACGATCGACGGCACGCCGAAGGCGGGCGACGAGTTCAACGTCAACTACAAGCCGGGCAGCGAGAAGCGCAGCCTGCTGAACGTGGTGTCGGACCTGCGCAAGGCCCTGGAAAGCTCCACCGACAACCAGGCCGGCAACGACGCCATCCGCGATGCGACGGCGGTGGCCCTGACCAACCTCTCCGCCGTGGCTGCCGCCGTGGATGGCGGCCAGGGCAAGATCGGCGCGCGCCTGAATACCGTGGAAAGCACCGAGACCTTCATCGACGATGTGAAGCTGGTGAATGCGTCGGTGATGTCGCAGATCCAGGACCTGGACTACGCCGAGGCGTTGTCGCGGCTGTCGTTGCAGTCCACCATCATGGATGCCGCGCAGCAGAGCTACGTGAAGATCCAGGGGTTGAGCCTGTTCAACTACCTGAAGTGA
- the flgK gene encoding flagellar hook-associated protein FlgK yields MSDLLSIGLSGLGTSQTWLTITGHNITNVKTPGYSRQDAIQQTQVPQFSGAGYMGSGSQIVDVRRLASDFLTGQLRNATSQNSELSAFRSQIEQLDGLLSNTTTGVSPAMQRFFAALQAAANNPSSTEAREAVLAQAEGLGKTFNTLYDQLDKQNSLINQQLGALASQVNHLSQSVASYNDAIAKAKSAGAVPNDLMDARDEAVRKLSEMIGVTAVTQDDNSVSLFIGSGQPLVVGNTVSTLSVVPGLDDPTRYQVQLSNGNSIQNVTGLVSGGEMGGLLAYRNSALDSSYNKLGQLAITLADTINKQLGQGLDLAGKAGANLFGDINDPDITALRVLAKNGNTGNVHANLNITDTSKLNSSDFRLDFDGTNFTARRLGDDASMQVTVSGTGPYTLSFKDANGVDQGFNLTLDQLPAAGDRFTLQPTRRGAADIEATLKNASQLAFAGTARTESTTENRGTGKIGAPTLTSGPSPVDPAVLQGAFGPNGISLGATLSADGKTYTLSSPLPAGWSYVDKDGNALTGSPTLTSGNTNTVRMAFTDPSGQKYSYEFELSGVPQNSDSFKLGFNDKGISDNRNALNLLALQTKPTVGGTDNTGSTYNEAYGGLVERVGTLTAQVRASSEASATVLKQAQDSRDSLSGVSLDEEAANLIQFQQYYGASAQVIQVARTLFDTLIGAFR; encoded by the coding sequence ATGTCCGACCTACTCTCGATAGGCCTGTCCGGCCTCGGCACCAGCCAGACCTGGCTGACCATCACCGGGCACAACATCACCAACGTCAAGACGCCGGGCTACAGTCGCCAGGATGCCATCCAGCAGACCCAGGTCCCGCAGTTCAGCGGTGCCGGCTACATGGGCTCGGGCAGCCAGATCGTCGACGTGCGCCGCCTGGCCAGCGACTTCCTCACCGGCCAGTTGCGCAACGCCACCAGCCAGAACAGCGAGTTGAGCGCATTCCGTAGCCAGATCGAGCAGCTCGACGGCCTGTTGTCCAACACCACCACCGGCGTCAGCCCGGCCATGCAGCGCTTCTTCGCCGCACTGCAGGCCGCCGCCAACAATCCCTCCTCGACCGAAGCGCGCGAGGCAGTGCTTGCCCAGGCCGAGGGGCTGGGCAAGACCTTCAATACCCTCTACGACCAGTTGGACAAGCAGAACAGCCTGATCAACCAGCAACTGGGCGCGCTGGCTTCGCAGGTCAACCATCTGTCGCAGAGCGTGGCCAGCTACAACGATGCCATCGCCAAGGCCAAGTCGGCGGGCGCGGTGCCCAACGACCTGATGGATGCGCGCGACGAAGCCGTGCGCAAGCTGTCCGAGATGATCGGGGTGACCGCGGTCACCCAGGACGACAACAGCGTCAGCCTGTTCATCGGTAGCGGCCAGCCGCTGGTGGTGGGCAATACTGTGTCGACCCTGAGCGTGGTGCCCGGGCTGGATGACCCGACCCGCTACCAGGTGCAACTGAGCAACGGCAACTCCATACAGAACGTCACCGGCCTGGTGTCCGGCGGCGAGATGGGTGGCTTGCTGGCCTACCGCAACAGCGCCCTGGACAGCAGCTACAACAAGCTCGGGCAGTTGGCGATCACCCTCGCCGATACCATCAACAAGCAGTTGGGGCAGGGCCTCGACCTGGCCGGCAAGGCCGGCGCCAACCTGTTCGGCGACATCAACGATCCGGACATCACCGCGCTGCGGGTCCTGGCGAAGAACGGCAACACCGGCAATGTCCACGCCAACCTGAACATCACCGATACCAGCAAGCTGAATTCCAGCGATTTCCGCCTGGACTTCGACGGCACCAATTTCACCGCGCGGCGCCTGGGCGACGACGCAAGCATGCAGGTCACGGTCAGCGGTACCGGTCCCTACACCCTCTCGTTCAAGGATGCCAACGGCGTCGACCAGGGCTTCAACCTGACCCTCGACCAGCTCCCGGCTGCCGGCGACCGCTTCACCCTGCAGCCGACCCGGCGTGGCGCGGCGGATATCGAGGCGACGCTGAAGAATGCCTCGCAACTGGCGTTCGCCGGTACCGCGCGTACCGAATCGACCACCGAAAACCGCGGCACCGGCAAGATCGGCGCGCCGACCCTCACCAGCGGTCCGTCGCCGGTGGACCCGGCGGTGCTACAGGGCGCGTTCGGGCCCAACGGGATCAGCCTGGGCGCGACGCTCAGCGCCGACGGCAAGACCTATACCCTGTCCTCGCCGTTGCCGGCCGGCTGGAGCTACGTCGACAAGGACGGTAACGCCCTGACCGGCAGCCCGACGCTGACCAGCGGCAATACCAATACCGTGCGCATGGCGTTCACCGACCCGAGCGGGCAGAAATACAGCTACGAATTCGAGCTCAGCGGCGTACCGCAGAACTCCGACAGCTTCAAGCTGGGCTTCAACGACAAGGGCATTTCCGACAACCGCAACGCTCTCAACCTGCTGGCCCTGCAGACCAAGCCGACCGTCGGCGGCACCGACAACACCGGTTCCACCTACAACGAGGCCTATGGTGGCCTGGTCGAGCGGGTCGGCACCCTGACCGCCCAGGTGCGTGCCAGCAGCGAGGCCAGCGCCACGGTGCTGAAGCAGGCCCAGGACAGCCGCGATTCGTTGTCCGGGGTGAGCCTCGACGAAGAGGCGGCCAACCTGATCCAGTTCCAGCAGTATTACGGTGCCTCGGCCCAGGTGATTCAAGTTGCCCGCACTTTGTTCGATACCCTGATTGGAGCGTTCCGTTGA
- the flgJ gene encoding flagellar assembly peptidoglycan hydrolase FlgJ: MDSRLLSGIGAGPDSGSYTDLNRLNQLKVGKDRDGEANIRKVAQEFESLFLNEMLKSMRSANEALGDGNFMNSQTTKQYQDMYDQQLSVSLSKNAGGIGLADVLVRQLSKMKQGSRSNGENPFARVAENGAGRWPSNPSAQAGKALPMPEAGRDDSKLLNQRRLALPGKLTERMLAGIVPSASPAASQMQSLGQDSYLPAQSYPAASRRGFSTDGVDSQGSRRIAQPPLARGKSMFASADEFIATMLPMAQKAAERIGVDARYLVAQAALETGWGKSIIRQQDGGSSHNLFGIKTGSRWDGASARALTTEYEGGKAVKEVAAFRSYSSFEQSFHDYVSFLQGNDRYQNALDSAANPERFMQELQRAGYATDPQYARKVAQIARQMQTYQAVAAAGTPPLG, encoded by the coding sequence ATGGATTCCCGTTTGCTCAGCGGTATCGGCGCAGGCCCCGACAGCGGCTCCTATACCGATCTCAACCGCCTCAACCAGCTCAAGGTCGGCAAGGACCGCGACGGCGAGGCGAACATCCGCAAGGTCGCCCAGGAATTCGAATCGCTGTTCCTCAACGAGATGCTCAAATCCATGCGTTCGGCCAACGAAGCGCTGGGCGACGGCAATTTCATGAACAGCCAGACCACCAAGCAGTACCAGGACATGTACGACCAGCAACTGTCGGTGAGCCTGTCGAAGAATGCCGGCGGCATCGGCCTGGCCGACGTGCTGGTGCGCCAGTTGTCGAAGATGAAGCAAGGCTCCAGGAGCAACGGCGAAAACCCGTTCGCCCGGGTCGCCGAGAACGGCGCCGGTCGCTGGCCGAGCAACCCCAGCGCGCAGGCCGGCAAGGCCCTGCCGATGCCGGAAGCCGGCCGCGACGACTCGAAGCTGCTCAACCAGAGGCGCCTGGCGCTGCCGGGCAAGCTGACCGAGCGCATGCTCGCCGGCATCGTTCCCTCCGCCTCGCCGGCCGCCAGCCAGATGCAGAGCCTGGGCCAGGACAGCTACCTGCCGGCGCAGAGCTACCCGGCGGCGAGCCGCCGCGGTTTCTCCACCGATGGCGTCGACAGCCAGGGCAGCCGGCGCATCGCCCAGCCGCCGCTGGCCAGGGGCAAGTCGATGTTCGCCTCGGCCGACGAGTTCATCGCCACCATGCTGCCGATGGCCCAGAAGGCCGCCGAGCGGATCGGCGTCGATGCCCGCTACCTGGTGGCCCAGGCCGCGCTGGAGACCGGCTGGGGCAAATCGATCATCCGCCAGCAGGATGGCGGCAGCAGCCACAACCTGTTCGGCATCAAGACCGGCAGCCGCTGGGATGGTGCCTCGGCGCGCGCTCTCACCACCGAATACGAAGGCGGCAAGGCGGTCAAGGAAGTCGCGGCGTTCCGCTCCTACTCGTCGTTCGAGCAGAGCTTCCACGACTACGTCAGCTTCCTCCAGGGCAACGACCGCTACCAGAACGCCCTGGACAGCGCCGCCAACCCCGAGCGCTTCATGCAGGAACTGCAGCGCGCCGGCTACGCCACCGATCCGCAGTACGCCCGCAAGGTGGCGCAGATCGCCAGACAGATGCAGACCTACCAGGCCGTCGCCGCCGCCGGCACGCCGCCTCTGGGTTGA
- a CDS encoding flagellar basal body P-ring protein FlgI translates to MTKFKHLLALAALLLAAGAAQAERLKDIASIQGVRTNQLIGYGLVVGLSGSGDQTTQTPFTLQTFNNMLAQFGIKVPANVGNVQLKNVAAVSVHADLPPFAKPGQPIDVTVSSIGNAKSLRGGSLLMTPLKGIDGQVYAVAQGNLVVGGFDAEGRDGSKITVNVPSAGRIPAGATVERAVPSGFDQGNSLTLNLNRPDFTTAKRIVDRINELLGPGVAHAVDGGSVRVSAPLDPNQRVDYLSILENLDVQPGEAVAKVIINSRTGTIVIGQNVKVSPAAVTHGSLTVSITEDPIVSQPGAFSNGQTAVVPRSRVNAEEETKPMFKFGPGTTLDDIVRAVNQVGAAPSDLMAILEALKQAGALQADLIVI, encoded by the coding sequence ATGACCAAGTTCAAGCACCTGCTGGCCCTCGCCGCGCTGCTCCTGGCCGCCGGCGCGGCCCAGGCCGAGCGGTTGAAGGATATCGCCAGCATCCAGGGCGTGCGGACCAACCAGTTGATCGGCTATGGCCTGGTGGTCGGCCTGAGCGGCAGTGGCGACCAGACCACGCAGACGCCGTTCACCCTGCAGACCTTCAACAACATGCTGGCGCAGTTCGGCATCAAGGTGCCGGCCAACGTCGGCAACGTGCAGTTGAAGAACGTCGCCGCGGTATCGGTGCATGCCGACCTGCCCCCGTTCGCCAAGCCGGGCCAGCCGATCGACGTCACCGTGTCGTCCATCGGCAACGCCAAGAGCCTGCGCGGCGGCAGCCTGCTGATGACTCCGCTGAAAGGTATCGACGGCCAGGTCTACGCGGTCGCCCAGGGCAACCTGGTGGTCGGCGGCTTCGACGCCGAAGGCCGCGACGGCTCGAAGATCACCGTCAACGTACCGTCCGCCGGACGTATCCCGGCCGGCGCCACCGTCGAGCGCGCGGTGCCGAGCGGCTTCGACCAGGGCAACAGCCTGACGCTGAACCTCAACCGCCCGGACTTCACCACTGCCAAGCGCATCGTCGACCGCATCAACGAACTGCTCGGTCCGGGCGTCGCCCATGCGGTGGACGGCGGCTCGGTGCGGGTCAGCGCGCCGCTCGATCCGAACCAGCGGGTCGACTACCTGTCGATCCTGGAGAACCTCGACGTGCAGCCGGGCGAGGCGGTGGCCAAGGTCATCATCAATTCGCGCACCGGCACCATCGTCATCGGCCAGAACGTCAAGGTATCGCCGGCCGCCGTCACCCACGGCAGCCTGACCGTGAGCATCACCGAGGACCCGATCGTCAGCCAGCCCGGTGCCTTCTCCAACGGCCAGACTGCGGTGGTGCCGCGCTCGCGGGTGAACGCCGAGGAGGAGACCAAGCCGATGTTCAAGTTCGGTCCCGGCACCACCCTGGACGACATCGTCCGCGCGGTGAACCAGGTCGGCGCCGCGCCGAGCGACCTGATGGCGATCCTCGAAGCCCTGAAGCAGGCCGGCGCGTTGCAGGCCGACCTGATCGTGATCTGA
- the flgH gene encoding flagellar basal body L-ring protein FlgH: MNRLMIVSLLGIATALGGCVNPPPKPNDPYYAPVLPRTPLPAAQNNGAIYQAGFEQNLYDDRKAFRVGDIITITLNEKTQASKKANSDIQKDSKTKMGLTSLFGSGMTTNNPIGGGDLSLSAEYGGSRDAKGDSQAGQSNSLTGSITVTVAEVLPNGILSVRGEKWMTLNTGNELVRIAGLVRADDIATDNTVSSTRVADARITYSGTGAFADASQPGWLDRFFLSPLWPF, translated from the coding sequence ATGAACCGGCTGATGATCGTCTCCCTGCTTGGCATCGCCACCGCCCTGGGCGGTTGCGTCAATCCACCGCCGAAGCCGAACGATCCGTACTACGCGCCGGTGCTGCCGCGCACCCCGCTGCCCGCCGCGCAGAACAACGGCGCGATCTACCAGGCCGGTTTCGAGCAGAACCTCTACGACGACCGCAAGGCCTTCCGCGTGGGCGACATCATCACCATCACCCTCAACGAGAAGACCCAGGCGAGCAAGAAAGCCAACTCCGATATCCAGAAGGACAGCAAGACCAAGATGGGGCTGACCTCGCTGTTCGGCAGCGGCATGACCACCAACAACCCGATCGGCGGCGGCGACCTCAGCCTCAGCGCCGAATACGGCGGCTCGCGCGACGCCAAGGGCGATAGCCAGGCGGGGCAGAGCAACAGCCTGACCGGCTCGATCACCGTGACCGTGGCCGAGGTGCTGCCCAACGGCATCCTCTCCGTGCGCGGCGAGAAGTGGATGACCCTGAACACCGGCAACGAGCTGGTGCGCATCGCCGGCCTGGTCCGCGCCGACGATATCGCCACCGACAACACCGTGTCCTCGACCCGCGTGGCCGACGCCCGGATCACCTATTCCGGCACCGGCGCCTTCGCCGATGCCAGTCAGCCGGGCTGGCTGGACCGCTTCTTCCTCAGCCCGCTGTGGCCGTTCTGA
- the flgG gene encoding flagellar basal-body rod protein FlgG gives MLSALWVSKTGLSAQDMNLTTISNNLANVSTTGFKRDRAEFQDLLYQIRRQPGGQSTQDSELPSGLQLGTGVRVVGTQKIFTPGSLQTTEQPLDMAVNGRGFFQVLLPDGTVSYTRDGSFHLNSDGQIVTSNGFALEPAIVVPNETQTFTVGQDGTVSVTTTGNAQPQVIGNIQTADFINPAGLQAIGNNLFLETGSSGAPQVGTPGLNGLGTVAQNTLENSNVNVVEELVNMITTQRAYEMNSKVISTADQMLSFVTQNL, from the coding sequence ATGTTATCGGCACTGTGGGTCAGCAAGACCGGTCTGTCCGCCCAGGACATGAACCTGACCACCATTTCCAACAACCTGGCCAACGTATCCACCACCGGCTTCAAGCGCGACCGCGCGGAGTTCCAGGACCTGCTGTACCAGATCCGGCGCCAGCCGGGCGGCCAGTCGACCCAGGACAGCGAGCTGCCTTCGGGCCTGCAACTGGGTACCGGTGTGCGCGTCGTCGGCACCCAGAAGATCTTCACCCCGGGCAGCCTGCAGACCACCGAGCAGCCGCTGGACATGGCGGTCAACGGGCGCGGCTTCTTCCAGGTCCTGCTGCCGGACGGCACCGTGTCCTACACCCGCGACGGCAGCTTCCACCTGAACTCCGACGGGCAGATCGTCACCTCCAACGGCTTCGCCCTGGAGCCAGCGATCGTGGTGCCCAACGAGACCCAGACCTTCACCGTCGGCCAGGACGGCACCGTCTCGGTGACCACCACCGGCAACGCCCAGCCGCAGGTGATCGGCAACATCCAGACCGCCGACTTCATCAACCCGGCCGGCCTGCAGGCCATTGGCAACAACCTGTTCCTGGAAACCGGCTCCAGCGGCGCGCCCCAGGTCGGTACGCCGGGTCTCAACGGCCTCGGCACGGTTGCCCAGAACACCCTGGAAAACTCCAACGTCAACGTGGTCGAGGAACTGGTGAACATGATCACCACCCAGCGCGCCTACGAGATGAACTCCAAGGTCATCTCCACCGCCGACCAGATGTTGTCCTTCGTCACCCAGAATCTTTGA
- the flgF gene encoding flagellar basal-body rod protein FlgF has protein sequence MDKMLYVSMSGASQNTLAMRAHANNLANISTSGFRRDFEQARSMQVFGDSFPARVFAMSERPGTDFSHGSLQETGNELDIAIDGDGFVAVQAPDGSEAYVRTAGMHIDALGMLRTGDGLPVLGNGGPIAVPPEEKVEIGQDGTISIRALGENPNVVAVVDRIKLVNPNLKQMEKGTDGLLHYKPQPGEQAPLADANVKVVSGFLESSNVNAVEEMTAILSLSRQFELHVKMMRTAEDDSAAMARVLQIS, from the coding sequence ATGGACAAGATGCTGTACGTCTCCATGAGCGGGGCTAGCCAGAACACCCTGGCGATGCGTGCTCATGCCAACAACCTGGCGAACATCTCGACCAGCGGCTTTCGTCGCGACTTCGAGCAGGCGCGTTCGATGCAGGTGTTCGGCGACAGCTTCCCGGCGCGGGTATTCGCCATGAGCGAGCGGCCCGGTACCGATTTCAGCCATGGCAGCCTCCAGGAAACCGGCAACGAGCTGGACATCGCCATCGACGGCGACGGCTTCGTCGCGGTCCAGGCGCCGGATGGCAGCGAGGCCTACGTGCGTACCGCCGGCATGCATATCGACGCCCTCGGCATGCTGCGCACCGGCGATGGCTTGCCGGTGCTCGGCAACGGTGGGCCGATCGCCGTGCCGCCGGAGGAAAAGGTGGAGATCGGCCAGGACGGCACCATCAGCATCCGCGCCCTTGGCGAGAACCCCAACGTGGTCGCCGTGGTGGACCGGATCAAGCTGGTCAACCCGAACCTGAAGCAGATGGAGAAGGGTACCGACGGCCTGCTGCACTACAAGCCGCAGCCGGGCGAGCAGGCGCCGCTGGCCGACGCCAACGTGAAGGTGGTCTCCGGTTTCCTGGAAAGCAGCAACGTGAACGCGGTGGAAGAGATGACCGCGATCCTCTCGCTGTCCCGTCAATTCGAGCTGCACGTGAAGATGATGCGCACCGCCGAGGACGATTCGGCGGCCATGGCGCGGGTTTTGCAAATCAGCTAA